DNA from Candidatus Methanomethylophilaceae archaeon:
AGGGTCGCTTACGCCGCCGAGATCCTCCATCCGGACATCGTCCCCGCCGGATTCGCCGACGCCCTGCACCAGCAGCTCGTCGACAAGTTCTTCAACGGCGACAAGCTGGACATCTCCTCGATGACCTTCGTCATTCACAAGTGACGCCGAAACGCCCGGGGATTTCCCCCGGGCCCCTTCAATCCCATTCCCGGTTGCAGTATGAGCCAAGGCACAAATCAGTGCATTGGGCTATTTTCTTTGTTCATTTTTGCGTATCGGTTTCTTTCAATTGTATATTATTATACATTAATGAATGATATTATTATATACAGTACGTATGGTTCCACCAGACATGGCAATTCCCAGAGATGCGAGAATCAATCTGTCGCCAGAGGACATACCCAAAAGATGGTACAACCTGGCATCCGACCTTCCAGGGCTGAAGCCCCCGCTCAACCCGGGCACCGGAGAGCCCGCCAAACCCGAGGATTTCGAGCCCATCTTCTGCAAAGAGATCATCAGGCAGGAGGGCTCGACCGAGAGGTACATCGACATCCCCGAAGAGGTCCGCGACAATCTGATCTATCTGAACAGACCCGCTCCGCTCCAGAGGGCATACAGGCTCGAGAAACACCTCAAGACTCCCGCAAAGATCTATTTCAAGAGGGAGGACATGAGCCCGCTGGGAAGCCACAAAGGCAACACCGCTCTCGCCCAGGCCTATTACAACGCGGAAGCAGGGGTCCACACACTCACCACCGAGACAGGCGCGGGACAGTGGGGAACCGCTCTCGCCATGGTCTCCAACCTTTATGGCTTGGACACCACCGTGTTCATGGTCAAAGGAAGCTTCATGGCAAAGCCCCTGAGGAAGACCATCATCAACACCTATGGCGCCAAGATCTATGCGTCCCCCAGCGAGCACACCGAGTTCGGAAAGAAAATCCTCAAGGAGCACCCCGAGACTTCCGGTTCCTTGGGAATCGCGATCTCCGAGGCCTGCGAGATGGCCGCGAAAGATCCCGAGATCTGTTACTCTCTGGGAAGCGTGCTGAACCACGTCATGCTCCACCAGACTGTCATAGGCCAGGAGACCATCCAGCAGATGTCCATGGCTGAAATCAGCCCGGATTACGTCGTAGCCTGCACGGGAGGAGGCTCCAATTTCGCCGGACTGACGTTCCCCATGCTCGGAGAGAAGATCCGCGGCACAGGATTCAAGGACACCCAGTTCGTCGCCGTCGAGCCCAAAGCCGCGCCCTCCCTCACCGAAGGGGAATTCAAGTACGACTACGGCGACACCGCCGGGTTCACGCCTCTGCTGATGATGTACACCCTCGGAAGCGACTTTATACCCTCTTCGATCCACGCGGGCGGTCTCAGATACCACGGCATGTCGCCTTTGGTTTCTGCCGCGTACGATACCGGATTGCTTTCTGCGAGGTCCTACGATCAGACCCAGACTTTCGAGGCCGGAGTCATGATGGCCAGGACCGAGGGAATCATACCCGCTCCCGAATCCTGCCACGCAGTCAAGGCAGCCATCGATCTGGCTCTCGAGGCCAAGGAGAAGAACGAGGAGAAGACCATCGTGTTCTGCCTTTCCGGGCACGGATTGCTGGATCTGTACGGATACGAGCAGTACCTCAGCGGAACTTTGCCCTCGTCCGACATTTCCAACTGAAACTAAACTGCCTCTCCCCTCGCCGGGAGGGGCCATTTTTCCAGATAATGATATATAGTGTTCCGTGTTAACACGTGTCACGGTAACGCGCCGCTTTCACTGTTGAGGTTCGCCGGCGCATCCGAAGGGAAGCGATCCCATGGGGCTGGACGAGCTGAGAGAAGGCATTGGCAGGATAGACGCCGAGATAGTGGGGCTCATAGCTGAGCGCACCGAGCTGGCAAAGAAGGTCGGCGAGATCAAAAGGGAGAGAAACCTTCCCATACGCAACGAATCTGTTGAGCGGAAGGTCGTCTCCAGATACGTCGAAGCGGGGATGCAAGCCGGCCTCAGCCGCGAAGCGATGGAGAACGTCGCCCGCGCGCTCATCAAGGAAGCCGTCGAGGTAGAATCCAGGGTTCCTTCCGGCAGAGTAGGCAAGAAAATCGCGATAATAGGCGGCGCCGGGAAGATGGGCGTTTGGACGGCGGATTTCCTGAGTGACTCCGGGCATGAGGTAATCGCCATAGACCCCGCTTTGGATAATGGCTTATCCATAGAGGATTGCGCCGGATGCGATGCCGTCATCATTTCCGTCCCCATCCATTCAGTAGCCGGGATTCTGGGGCAGCTGAAAGGCATATGCTCCCCTGATACTCTGATCTTCGATCTTGCCTCTTTGAAGACCCCTGCGGAGCCCGCGCTGAGGGAGATGGCCAAGAGCATGAAGGTATGCTCCGTCCACCCCATGTTCGGGCCGTCTGCCACTTCTATGTACGGCAGGAACCTCATCGTCTGCGACTGCGGGAACCGCGAAGCCGCAGAGGAAGCCGCCGACCTTTTCTCGGACAGCGGCGGGAACATCAGGGTCATGGGCCTTTCGGAGCACGATTCCTACATGTCATACGTTTTAGGACTTACGCATGCGGTCAACATAGCGTTATTCACCGTTCTGCAGAGGAGCGGTTATTCCTTCGAGGACCTCAGGACCGTATCTTCCACCACTTTCAATAAAGGCCTGGACACCAACATGTCCGTGGCTTCCGAGGATCCCATGCTCTACTACGAGATCCAGCATATGAACTCGCACAGGGAGGAGATGTGGTCGCTTTTCGCCGGCGCCGTGGAGGATCTCAGGGAATGCTCATTGAGCGACGATCCCTCGGGATTCGTGTCGCTGATGGACGCAGGCAGGGAATACTTTTACGGAAAACGATAATAAATTAATAAAAAATGGAGAATTATGGCAGGGATAATACATGATGTACGGGAAAAGCATCCGCATGGAAAGGATAATGGACAGGAGGACCGGCAACGCGGTCATAGTCCCGATGGACCACGGAATATCCGTAGGGCCGCTCGACGGCCTCATCGATATGAGGAAGACCGTAGACGACGTCTCCAACGGAGGGGCGACCGCGGTTCTGATGCACAAAGGTCTCATAAGGTACTCTTACCGCCAGTCCGGGAGGGATGTGGGGCTCATCATGCATCTCTCTGCTTCCACCGATCTGGGGCCGAACAAGCTCACCAAGGTTCAGATCACCACCATAGAGGAAGCGATCAAATACGGCGCGGATGCCGTGTCCATACACATCAACTTCGGATCCGAGGACGAGCCCTCGATGCTCGAGCAGGCAGGAAAGATCTCCGAGCAGTGCAACGATTGGGGTATGCCCCTCATAATCATGGCGTATCCCCGCGGCCCCCAGATCAAGAATTCGTTCGATCCGCAGGCCATAGCCCATTGCGCCAGAGCTTCCTCGGAGATCGGCGCCGACATAGTCAAAGTCAGCTACACCGGGGACATAGACACCTTCAGGGACGTCTGCAGAGGCGCCCTCTCGCCTGTGGTCATCGCCGGCGGTCCCAAGATGGATTCCGACATGGACATCCTCAACATGGTCCATGATTCCATCGAGGCCGGAGGGCATGGGGTCTCCATCGGAAGGAACGTCTTCCAGAACAGGAACGTCATGGGCATAACCAAAGCCATCTCCAGCATAGTCCTCGACGGCTACTCCGTGGACGAGGCCGCCAAATTCCTCTGAGGCGAATCCATGGGTAAGCTCATAGTGAGGGCAGACGGCCCCGAAGACAGGGAAGCCAGGAAGGATCTGGTCACCAACGGCCTCGAAACCGGGATCTGCAGCTTCATTCTAAGGAAAGGCGACGAGGATTTCGAGGGCCTGGGCAGGATGGAGGTTATTTACACGGAGGATGGCGAATCTGTCTCCGGCGATTACGCGTTCGTCGGAATCGGCACTCCCGAGGACCAGGAAAAGGCGATGTCCATGGCCGGGAAGAAGAAGGCCGTGATAGTATCGACTACGGACTGGACAGTCATCCCCTTGGAGAACATGATCGCCAAATTCTCCGGCTCCGGAACCGAGGTTTACGCATGCGCATCCGACATCGGCGACGCGAAGCTTTTCCTCGAGACCATGGAGAAGGGCGTCGACGGCGTGGCCATAGACGTACGCAATCCTTTGGAGCTCAGGAAATTCGGCGAGATCCTGTCGAAGACGAAGTCCGAGGAGCTCACCGAAATCGCCGTGAAATCCGTCGTCCCGGTGGAGACGGGCGACAGGGTCTGCATAGACACGTGCAGCATGATGTCTCCCGGCCAGGGGATGCTCATAGGCTCCTTCTCGAACTGCCTGTTTCTGGTACAGTCCGAGAGCGAGGACAGCGGGTACGTCGCCAGCAGGCCGTTCAGAGTCAACGCGGGCGCCGTGCACAGCTACATAGAAGTTCCCGGGGGCGGGACGAGATATCTCGCCGAGATCTCCGCCGGAGACAGCGTTCTGGTCTGCGGGAGGGACGGCAAGACTTTCCCCGCTTCGGTGGGCAGGAGCAAGGTCGAGAAGAGGCCCCTTCTGATGGTCACAGCCACCGACGGGAGCAGGGATTATTCGGTAGTGCTCCAGAATGCCGAGACTATCAAGCTGGTCACCAAAGAGGGATCCAAATCCGTCACCGCCATCGTGCCGGGCGACAAGGTCCTGGCGAAGCTGGAATCCGGCGGCAGGCATTTCGGCATGGCCGTCCAAGAGTCCATCACGGAGAAGTGAATGAAGGTCTGCGCAGCGTACGGGTCCGAGACCCCTCTGAGGGAGGGCTCGGGTATGCACGAGATCCGCTTGGACGTGTTCGGCGGGATACCCGCGGGCGTGGGGGAGGAATCCCTGATCACCCTCTGCGGGAAGGACATATCGGCGGTGCCAGACTCTTTCCGGGGCCTCGTGGACGTCGGGGAGAGAGACATCGCCACCAAGCACAGGAAGATCAAGTCGTTCCATGATTTCTCCGGAACCCCGGATGCAGACTCCATAGTCAGGATGCTTTCGGATGGGGATCAGGAGATATCGAAAGGTGCGTTCTCAGTCCGTTCTTTCGCGGATTTGGCCTCTATATCCGATGCGGCCAAAAGGTTGGGCAGGAAGCATGTCCTGCTGGGCATGGGGGAGCTGGGCGAGGTCACGCGCATAAGGCAGAGGTGCCTCGGCAACGAATTCACGTTCGGATATGTCGGCGCCCCGACGGCCCCGGGACAGCTCAGCGCCGATGAGATGGAGAGATTGGGCGACGGATGCGAGATTCTGGGCATCGTCGGGCATCCTCTGTCGCATTCCAGATCTCCGGCGATGCAGGGCGCCGCCATGGAGAAAGCGGGGATCAGCGGCAAATATCTGAGGTTCGACTCGCCGTCCCTCGATGGCATAGAGGAAGTTATCCGCGCCTACGACATCAGAGGGATGAACGTCACGATACCATACAAGCAAGAGATAATCCCGCATCTGGATTGCATATCGGATGTCGCAGAGGACGTAGGGGCGGTGAACACCATCTCTAACCGCAGCGGAAAACTCCTGGGCGAGAATACAGACGTCCGCGGAATAGAGTTCGCGCTGTTGGGAGCCGATCTCAAAGGGTCCGAATCTCTGGTCATGGGATCCGGAGGGGCCGCCAGAGCAGCGGTTTACGCGCTTTCCCGTGCCGGTTCTTCCGTGAGCGTCGCTGGGAGGAACAAGGAAACTGTATCCGCTCTGTGCAGGGATTTCGGCTCGGAGCCGTTCGAAGGCGACGTTTCCAAGTTCGGATTGGTCGTCAACTGCACCCCGATAGGTCTGGTGGAAGGGGAATACCCCGCGGACATCTCGAATCTGCGCGGAGACCAGGTTGTTTTCGACATGGTCTACGGAAGGGATACGCCCTTGGTCTCCTCGGCCAGATCCCGGGGGTGCCGCATCGCCGACGGGGCGGACATGCTCGTCGGCCAGGGAGCGGAATCGTTCCGCATCTGGTTCGGCAAGGAACCGGACATATCGGCTATGAAGGGGGCGCTCCGATGGCCGGGATAGGCGTCTCAGGAGGGGCGATATCGGTGATGAATGCCATCCCCTGCGGGATCGGTTCTACCATAGGGATAGCCCTGAAGACCGAGGCGAGGTTCGAGCCTGCTGATGCTACAGCGGTACACCTTGTCGACCGCCCGCAGCTGAGCCCGAATCTGGCGGAAAGATGCGTTGAGAGAACCCTGGAATTGCTGGGCGAAGATCGGATCGATTACCATCTGGAAGTCAAAACAGATATCCCGCCGTCGATGGGCCTTAAAAGCTCCAGCTCTGTCTGCAACGCGGTCATATCCGCGGTTCTGAACTATTATGGCAGGCGGATCGACCCATTGGACATCATAAAGCTGGGCGTCTCATGCGCCAAAGAATGCAAAGTCACCATAACCGGGGCGTTCGATGACGCCTGCGGATGCGGGCTCGGAGGTCTGGTCGTCACCGACAACTCGCGCAATATTCTCATTTCAAGAGACGAGATCCCCGCCTATGACGTGGTGATTTGCGTGCCCGACAGGTCCATACCCAAAAGCAAGGTCCCGGTCGAGCGCTACAAGGCGCTTAAGGGCGAATACGAGGCGCTGGTCCCGGAGATAAGGGACGGCTATCTGGGCGTCCTGACGAAGAACGGAGAATACGTATCGCAAATCATCGGGGGAGGCTCCGACCTCGCCCGGAAGGCGCTGGATCTGGGCGCGCTGGCCGCAGGGATATCTGGAACAGGTCCAGCGACCGCGGTTCTGACCGAGCGCGGAGACGGCGGAAGAATGGCGGAAGGGCTCGGATGCCCATGCATAATCACGGAGACATCATGACAGACATCACTTTCAGCGGGGGAAGGATCGAGGGGATGGCCGAGGTTCCTCCCTCCAAAAGCTACACTCATAGGGCGATAATCTTGGCCGCTCTTTCCGGGGGGAGATGCGAGATCACAAACCCCTTGGATTCGTTCGATACTCGCGCCACCATCGATGCCGTAAGGTCGATGGGCGCCTCGGTTGATGTGACCGATTCCGGGATAACAGTCAGTTCGGACGGGATCCATGCTCCGGACAGGACGATAGACGTGCTGAATTCGGGGACCACGATGAGGCTGATGTCGGGCCTCGCCGCCCTGTTCCCGTCGGAGACCGTGATAACAGGCGACGAATCCATCCGGAAAAGGCCGATGGGCCCCCTTCTGGACGCCCTCCAGAGATGCGGAGCAAAATGCTCTTCCGAAGGCGGCAAGGCTCCTCTGAGGATAAGCGGTCCGATCGAAGGGAACGAGATAAGGATAGACGGAAGTTTGAGCTCGCAGTTCGTGTCGTCCATGCTGATAATGTCCCCTCTGGTGGGCAGGCCTATGGATATAATTCTGGAAGGGAAGCAGGTTTCCAGGCCGTATGTGGACATTACGCTGTCCGTGATGGGAAGATTCGGCGCGGAAGTTGAGAGGACATCCACAGGATATCATGTCGAGCCGCAGAGGTACGTCCCCTGCGACATCGAGATACCAGCCGATTTCTCTTCCGCGGCATTCCCATTGGTCGCCGGCGGGCTCTCAGGCAGCGTCAAAGTCATGGGCCTGGATCTTGATGGGCCCCAGGGCGACAGAAAGATAGTCGACATACTCAGGGAATCCGGATGCTCGGTGGAATCGGACGGGGGATGTGTCACATGTTCCCGCGTCGGCAGGCCGTCGGCCATCGACGTCGATCTCTCGGACATACCTGATCTATTCCCAGTTGTCGCGGTTCTGCTGAGCACCGCGGAAGGCACGAGCAGGCTTTACGGGGCCCCTCAGCTCAGATTCAAAGAGAGCGACAGGATAGAGTCGGTGGAAAGGATGCTGAAATCGCTGGGCGCGGACATAGAAGGCACGGACGACGGCTGCGTCATAAACGGCGTCCCCAAGCTTCGCGGAGGCAGGATAGAGCATGGCGGGGACCACAGGCTGATGATGTCGGCCGCCGTGGCTTCGTTGGTTTCCGAAGGCCCGGTATCCATGGAGGACGACGGCTGCTGGAACGTTTCGTATCCCGGTTTCCCGGATGCCATGCGCTCGTTGGGCATGAGGTGCTGATATGGAGCTGTATTCGGTCGGAAATACCTTGAGGATAGGGCTTTTCGGCAAGAGCCACGCCGAATCCATAGGCTGCTACATCGACGGGCTGCCGACGGGGATGGAGATCGACCCCGACAATATCGCCAGGGCAATGGATCTCCGCAAGCCCAAAAGCGGAATCGGAACCCCCCGCAAGGAGAAGGACGAAGTGATCCTGGAGGAAGGCGTCGAAGATGGCAAAGTCACTGGGCGTGTTCTGATCAGGATAATGAACGGGAACAAGGATTCCTCCGCGTACGCAGGTTTCAATGTCACCCCCAGACCCGGCCACGCCGATCTTCCGGCGCTTATCAAGTTCGAAGGCTTCGAAGTCGCCGGCGGGGCGCAGTTCTCAGGCAGGATGACAGCTCCGCTGGTGGCGGCCGGAGCCATAGCGCAGCAGTATCTGGCTGCCAAAGGCATCAGGATCGCCGCTTACTCGAAGCAGATCGCGGATGTCATCGATGGCAAAGAGCGCTCGTTCGAGGAGATAGACGCCTCAAAATCCAGGAAGACCCGCGCCGCGGATGACAGGTTGGACGCAAAGATGGAGGAAGCGATTCTGGCCGCGTCCGCAGATGGCGACAGCGTCGGAGGAGTCGTCGGGTGCATGGCCGTGGGCCTTCCGATCGGGTTCGGAGGCATATGGTTCGATGCGCTGGATGTCTCCATAGCGAGGATGATGTTCTCGATCCCGGCCGCCAAAGGAGTCGAATTCGGGAAAGGCTTCGGTCTCGCTTCGATGAGAGGCTCGGAAAGCAACGATCAGTATGCCGTCAAGGATGGTAAAATAACAGCTCTGAGCAACAACATGGGAGGCGTCTGCGGAGGCATGAGCGACGGGATGCCATTGACTTTCAATGTAGCATTCAAGCCTACCCCTTCGATATCCAAGCCACAGAGGACGGTCAACCTGAAAGAGATGAAGGATGACCGCATCGAAATCAAAGGAAGGCACGATCCATGCATAGTTCCTCGCGCAGTTGCTGTTGTTGAAGCCATGGCGGCGCTCGCCATCATGGATCAGGATCTCTCATTCCAACCTGACCAATGAGAATTTGGTCATGTTGTCTTCCATATCTTCCACATTCTCGTTGTCGAGATAAAGGCCGTAATGCTCTCCGGCATCTTTTCTGCAGACCGCGGCGGAACCTTCTTCGAGCATCCCTTTGGAAAGCATCTCGGCGGCATAGGCCGTGTCCTCGCATTCCACCATTTCCGCTTCGGGATACAGCCTGCGGAGATTGTTTTGGGATTGATGCAGCGCTTGGATGTGGGAGACAAGCTTTGTGACGGGGTCTTCAGGTCTCCTTTTGAATACGCAGTGGTGGATGGGCGACCACATCAGATCCAATTCCAGGAGGTTGCGCACCCCTTTTTTGGCCTCTTCGGATTCCTGGACTATCCCCGCGTATTTGTTCTCCACCGCAAGGACGCCATAATCAATTTCTCTCGAGACCAGGGCATCGATGACGTTTTTGGCCGACATGAGAGGCACAAGCTCAGAATTGTTGAGATCGAATTTCTTGGAGAATATGGCTGCCATCTCTTCGCTGTTGGAGAATGGAATTCCCATATACCCTATCCTTATGGCGTTTTTCATGCGGTCACCGGCGAAAGCCGATGATCACTGGCTTTCTGGAGGCAAAGGAAACGCTATCGATAAAACTATTTGCTATATGTTGTTCGATTCTTCTTTAATAAACTATTATCGACCGGATTGCTGGCCGTTTTTGGAGTGCGGTCTTTTTGGCTGCTGGAACAGGATTCCCGTTGTGTTGGTATAAAGAAACTTTTATATATGGTGTTGCAGTGCAGGAGATTACGCGACGTAAGTTGCAGATTCATAGAATCAAATCATGCACCCGACCCAGAGGAACTCGGCCGGGGAAGAGGCACAGGGCTCCGCATTGGAGGATGAGGACGGATAAAGCCCGATGACTGCCGGAACATACGAAACCTGGACGTGTGCTAGATCATAC
Protein-coding regions in this window:
- a CDS encoding TrpB-like pyridoxal phosphate-dependent enzyme gives rise to the protein MAIPRDARINLSPEDIPKRWYNLASDLPGLKPPLNPGTGEPAKPEDFEPIFCKEIIRQEGSTERYIDIPEEVRDNLIYLNRPAPLQRAYRLEKHLKTPAKIYFKREDMSPLGSHKGNTALAQAYYNAEAGVHTLTTETGAGQWGTALAMVSNLYGLDTTVFMVKGSFMAKPLRKTIINTYGAKIYASPSEHTEFGKKILKEHPETSGSLGIAISEACEMAAKDPEICYSLGSVLNHVMLHQTVIGQETIQQMSMAEISPDYVVACTGGGSNFAGLTFPMLGEKIRGTGFKDTQFVAVEPKAAPSLTEGEFKYDYGDTAGFTPLLMMYTLGSDFIPSSIHAGGLRYHGMSPLVSAAYDTGLLSARSYDQTQTFEAGVMMARTEGIIPAPESCHAVKAAIDLALEAKEKNEEKTIVFCLSGHGLLDLYGYEQYLSGTLPSSDISN
- a CDS encoding prephenate dehydrogenase/arogenate dehydrogenase family protein — encoded protein: MGLDELREGIGRIDAEIVGLIAERTELAKKVGEIKRERNLPIRNESVERKVVSRYVEAGMQAGLSREAMENVARALIKEAVEVESRVPSGRVGKKIAIIGGAGKMGVWTADFLSDSGHEVIAIDPALDNGLSIEDCAGCDAVIISVPIHSVAGILGQLKGICSPDTLIFDLASLKTPAEPALREMAKSMKVCSVHPMFGPSATSMYGRNLIVCDCGNREAAEEAADLFSDSGGNIRVMGLSEHDSYMSYVLGLTHAVNIALFTVLQRSGYSFEDLRTVSSTTFNKGLDTNMSVASEDPMLYYEIQHMNSHREEMWSLFAGAVEDLRECSLSDDPSGFVSLMDAGREYFYGKR
- a CDS encoding 2-amino-3,7-dideoxy-D-threo-hept-6-ulosonate synthase, with the translated sequence MYGKSIRMERIMDRRTGNAVIVPMDHGISVGPLDGLIDMRKTVDDVSNGGATAVLMHKGLIRYSYRQSGRDVGLIMHLSASTDLGPNKLTKVQITTIEEAIKYGADAVSIHINFGSEDEPSMLEQAGKISEQCNDWGMPLIIMAYPRGPQIKNSFDPQAIAHCARASSEIGADIVKVSYTGDIDTFRDVCRGALSPVVIAGGPKMDSDMDILNMVHDSIEAGGHGVSIGRNVFQNRNVMGITKAISSIVLDGYSVDEAAKFL
- a CDS encoding 3-dehydroquinate synthase II produces the protein MGKLIVRADGPEDREARKDLVTNGLETGICSFILRKGDEDFEGLGRMEVIYTEDGESVSGDYAFVGIGTPEDQEKAMSMAGKKKAVIVSTTDWTVIPLENMIAKFSGSGTEVYACASDIGDAKLFLETMEKGVDGVAIDVRNPLELRKFGEILSKTKSEELTEIAVKSVVPVETGDRVCIDTCSMMSPGQGMLIGSFSNCLFLVQSESEDSGYVASRPFRVNAGAVHSYIEVPGGGTRYLAEISAGDSVLVCGRDGKTFPASVGRSKVEKRPLLMVTATDGSRDYSVVLQNAETIKLVTKEGSKSVTAIVPGDKVLAKLESGGRHFGMAVQESITEK
- the aroE gene encoding shikimate dehydrogenase, which produces MKVCAAYGSETPLREGSGMHEIRLDVFGGIPAGVGEESLITLCGKDISAVPDSFRGLVDVGERDIATKHRKIKSFHDFSGTPDADSIVRMLSDGDQEISKGAFSVRSFADLASISDAAKRLGRKHVLLGMGELGEVTRIRQRCLGNEFTFGYVGAPTAPGQLSADEMERLGDGCEILGIVGHPLSHSRSPAMQGAAMEKAGISGKYLRFDSPSLDGIEEVIRAYDIRGMNVTIPYKQEIIPHLDCISDVAEDVGAVNTISNRSGKLLGENTDVRGIEFALLGADLKGSESLVMGSGGAARAAVYALSRAGSSVSVAGRNKETVSALCRDFGSEPFEGDVSKFGLVVNCTPIGLVEGEYPADISNLRGDQVVFDMVYGRDTPLVSSARSRGCRIADGADMLVGQGAESFRIWFGKEPDISAMKGALRWPG
- a CDS encoding shikimate kinase translates to MAGIGVSGGAISVMNAIPCGIGSTIGIALKTEARFEPADATAVHLVDRPQLSPNLAERCVERTLELLGEDRIDYHLEVKTDIPPSMGLKSSSSVCNAVISAVLNYYGRRIDPLDIIKLGVSCAKECKVTITGAFDDACGCGLGGLVVTDNSRNILISRDEIPAYDVVICVPDRSIPKSKVPVERYKALKGEYEALVPEIRDGYLGVLTKNGEYVSQIIGGGSDLARKALDLGALAAGISGTGPATAVLTERGDGGRMAEGLGCPCIITETS
- the aroA gene encoding 3-phosphoshikimate 1-carboxyvinyltransferase; this translates as MTDITFSGGRIEGMAEVPPSKSYTHRAIILAALSGGRCEITNPLDSFDTRATIDAVRSMGASVDVTDSGITVSSDGIHAPDRTIDVLNSGTTMRLMSGLAALFPSETVITGDESIRKRPMGPLLDALQRCGAKCSSEGGKAPLRISGPIEGNEIRIDGSLSSQFVSSMLIMSPLVGRPMDIILEGKQVSRPYVDITLSVMGRFGAEVERTSTGYHVEPQRYVPCDIEIPADFSSAAFPLVAGGLSGSVKVMGLDLDGPQGDRKIVDILRESGCSVESDGGCVTCSRVGRPSAIDVDLSDIPDLFPVVAVLLSTAEGTSRLYGAPQLRFKESDRIESVERMLKSLGADIEGTDDGCVINGVPKLRGGRIEHGGDHRLMMSAAVASLVSEGPVSMEDDGCWNVSYPGFPDAMRSLGMRC
- the aroC gene encoding chorismate synthase, with translation MYSVGNTLRIGLFGKSHAESIGCYIDGLPTGMEIDPDNIARAMDLRKPKSGIGTPRKEKDEVILEEGVEDGKVTGRVLIRIMNGNKDSSAYAGFNVTPRPGHADLPALIKFEGFEVAGGAQFSGRMTAPLVAAGAIAQQYLAAKGIRIAAYSKQIADVIDGKERSFEEIDASKSRKTRAADDRLDAKMEEAILAASADGDSVGGVVGCMAVGLPIGFGGIWFDALDVSIARMMFSIPAAKGVEFGKGFGLASMRGSESNDQYAVKDGKITALSNNMGGVCGGMSDGMPLTFNVAFKPTPSISKPQRTVNLKEMKDDRIEIKGRHDPCIVPRAVAVVEAMAALAIMDQDLSFQPDQ
- a CDS encoding chorismate mutase translates to MKNAIRIGYMGIPFSNSEEMAAIFSKKFDLNNSELVPLMSAKNVIDALVSREIDYGVLAVENKYAGIVQESEEAKKGVRNLLELDLMWSPIHHCVFKRRPEDPVTKLVSHIQALHQSQNNLRRLYPEAEMVECEDTAYAAEMLSKGMLEEGSAAVCRKDAGEHYGLYLDNENVEDMEDNMTKFSLVRLE